A single region of the Aeromonas hydrophila subsp. hydrophila ATCC 7966 genome encodes:
- a CDS encoding EAL domain-containing protein — protein sequence MFAFQEEYPISDMASIAVADLAVPFYQPIIGRDHQVKGYEVLARRWEPAQQSYQGIDFASLSEEQSLHLDIVMLRAIMRDLPTLAKGGPYFLSINLNPTLNSPTYQNLLLLVLMQARKLGIEIWFEVLEQAPLLRQHRALIEVLRSHGAHIACDDFGTLECNFQRMLALPYEVIKLDRSLLLQASKTPHALRMLTGLVEYLQRLGMKVVCEGVETLQHIEIANRLGCDYQQGYAYAMPSPLSRWA from the coding sequence GTGTTTGCATTTCAAGAAGAGTACCCAATCAGTGACATGGCAAGCATCGCGGTGGCCGATCTTGCCGTGCCCTTTTATCAGCCGATCATCGGTCGGGATCATCAGGTCAAGGGTTATGAGGTGCTGGCCAGACGCTGGGAGCCGGCCCAGCAGAGCTATCAGGGCATCGACTTTGCCTCTCTCAGTGAGGAGCAATCCCTCCATCTGGACATCGTCATGCTGCGGGCCATCATGCGGGATCTGCCGACCCTGGCAAAAGGCGGACCCTATTTTCTTTCCATCAATCTCAACCCGACCCTGAACAGCCCCACCTATCAGAACCTGTTGCTGCTGGTGCTGATGCAAGCGCGCAAGCTGGGGATCGAGATCTGGTTCGAGGTGCTGGAACAGGCCCCGCTGCTACGGCAGCACAGGGCGCTGATCGAGGTACTGCGCAGCCACGGTGCCCATATCGCCTGCGATGACTTCGGCACCCTCGAGTGCAACTTCCAACGCATGCTGGCGCTGCCCTACGAGGTCATCAAGCTGGATCGCTCCTTGCTGCTGCAAGCCAGCAAGACACCCCATGCCCTGCGCATGCTGACCGGTCTGGTGGAGTACCTGCAGCGGCTCGGCATGAAGGTGGTGTGCGAAGGGGTCGAGACCCTGCAACACATCGAAATCGCCAACCGGCTCGGTTGCGACTATCAGCAAGGCTACGCCTACGCCATGCCCTCCCCCCTCTCTCGCTGGGCCTGA
- the trhP gene encoding prephenate-dependent tRNA uridine(34) hydroxylase TrhP, whose amino-acid sequence MFKPELLSPAGSLKNMRYAYAYGADAVYAGQPRYSLRVRNNEFDHENLQLGINEAHALGKQFYVVANIQPHNSKLKTFIRDMRPVVEMKPDALIMSDPGLIMMMREAFPDMPIHLSVQANAVNWATVKFWHQMGLTRVILSRELSLDEIEEIRMQVPEMELEVFVHGALCMAYSGRCLLSGYINKRDPNQGTCTNSCRWEYKVHEGKEDDVGQIVHRQEPIAIRPDNTLGLGKPTDALVLLEESNRPGEYMSAFEDEHGTYIMNSKDLRAVEHVERLTKMGVHSLKIEGRTKSFYYCARTAQVYRKAIDDAVAGRPFDRSLMGTLENLAHRGYTEGFLRRHNHSEYQNYDYGYSVSDTQQFVGEITGRNGDMVEVEVKNKFLVGNSLELMTPQGNLSFNLEQMQNRKGELIDTAPGNGHVVYVPVPKEVDVNYGILLRNLGERQDTRQPHSAA is encoded by the coding sequence ATGTTTAAACCAGAATTGCTCTCCCCCGCAGGTTCCCTCAAGAACATGCGTTACGCCTACGCCTATGGCGCCGATGCCGTCTATGCCGGTCAGCCCCGTTACAGCCTGCGGGTGCGCAACAACGAATTCGATCACGAGAACCTGCAGCTCGGCATCAACGAAGCCCATGCCCTCGGCAAACAGTTTTACGTGGTGGCCAACATCCAGCCCCACAACTCCAAGCTCAAGACCTTCATCCGCGACATGCGTCCGGTGGTGGAGATGAAGCCGGATGCGCTGATCATGTCCGACCCCGGACTCATCATGATGATGCGCGAAGCCTTCCCCGACATGCCTATTCACCTGTCGGTGCAGGCCAATGCGGTCAACTGGGCTACAGTGAAGTTCTGGCATCAGATGGGCCTGACCCGGGTCATCCTCTCCCGCGAACTGTCGCTGGACGAGATCGAGGAGATCCGCATGCAGGTGCCGGAGATGGAGCTGGAAGTGTTCGTCCACGGGGCGCTGTGCATGGCCTACTCCGGCCGCTGCCTGCTCTCCGGCTACATCAACAAGCGTGACCCCAACCAGGGCACCTGCACCAACTCCTGCCGCTGGGAGTACAAGGTGCACGAAGGCAAGGAAGATGACGTGGGTCAGATCGTCCACCGTCAGGAGCCCATCGCCATCCGCCCGGACAACACCCTGGGCCTGGGCAAACCGACCGATGCGCTGGTGCTGCTGGAAGAGTCCAACCGCCCGGGCGAGTACATGAGTGCGTTCGAAGACGAACACGGCACCTACATCATGAACTCCAAGGACTTGCGCGCGGTCGAGCACGTAGAACGACTGACCAAGATGGGCGTGCACTCCCTGAAAATCGAAGGCCGCACCAAGTCCTTCTACTACTGCGCCCGCACCGCCCAGGTCTATCGCAAGGCGATCGACGATGCGGTAGCCGGCCGGCCGTTTGACCGCAGCCTGATGGGTACCCTCGAAAACCTGGCCCACCGCGGCTATACCGAGGGCTTCCTGCGCCGTCACAACCACAGCGAATACCAGAACTACGACTACGGCTACTCCGTCTCCGACACCCAGCAGTTCGTCGGCGAGATCACCGGTCGCAACGGTGACATGGTGGAAGTCGAGGTGAAGAACAAGTTCCTGGTGGGCAACAGCCTGGAGCTGATGACCCCGCAGGGCAACCTCAGCTTCAATCTGGAGCAGATGCAGAACCGCAAGGGCGAGCTCATCGACACCGCGCCGGGCAACGGCCACGTGGTCTATGTGCCGGTGCCGAAGGAAGTGGACGTGAACTACGGCATCCTGCTGCGCAACCTCGGTGAGCGCCAGGATACCCGTCAGCCGCACTCGGCCGCCTGA
- a CDS encoding YfhL family 4Fe-4S dicluster ferredoxin has protein sequence MALLITDKCINCDMCDPECPNQAISLGEEIYEIDPSRCTECVGHYEKPTCISVCPIDCIIWDPAHVETEDQLMEKFVRMHRQ, from the coding sequence ATGGCACTGCTCATCACCGACAAGTGCATCAACTGTGACATGTGCGATCCCGAGTGTCCGAACCAGGCCATTAGCCTCGGCGAGGAGATCTACGAGATCGACCCCAGTCGCTGCACCGAGTGCGTCGGTCACTACGAGAAGCCGACCTGCATCAGCGTCTGCCCCATCGACTGCATCATCTGGGATCCCGCTCACGTGGAGACAGAAGATCAGCTGATGGAAAAGTTCGTGCGGATGCACCGGCAGTAA